The proteins below are encoded in one region of Gopherus flavomarginatus isolate rGopFla2 chromosome 12, rGopFla2.mat.asm, whole genome shotgun sequence:
- the LOC127032477 gene encoding zinc finger protein 436-like: MEEPYKMSLTRSKGNVSESPEQEKSPRSPGESEAQQPNTPEESKSAHSGQGVRKRKGTIVRRRTFMGERPNICIECGKSFLQSSDLINHRRIHTGEKPYKCIDCGKSFSISSNLIRHQRTHTGEKPYNCPDCGKNFTDKSTLTQHQRVHTGEKPYKCIDCGKSFSRSSHHKRHLRSPPGKRQSKCTHRESTAVGKVKETKASKKRTSTVEISNTCAECWQSFSQNSDLVKHMRIHTGEKPYECPDCGKRFNVSSNLIRHQRIHTGEKPYTCSDCGKSFTDKSTLTQHYRIHTGEKPYICTYCGKSFSHSSHHKRHEKIHKGRNSVSFLPLWPYPTQTF, translated from the coding sequence ATGGAGGAACCATACAAGATGTCTCTGACAAGATCCAAAGGCAATGTTTCTGAGAGCCCCGAGCAGGAAAAATCCCCTAGGAGTCCAGGCGAATCAGAAGCACAGCAGCCAAACACTCCAGAGGAAAGTAAATCTGCTCACAGTGGACAAGGTGTGAGGAAGCGCAAAGGCACCATCGTCCGCCGGAGAACATTCATGGGGGAGAGGCCCAACATCTGCattgagtgcgggaaaagcttccttCAGAGCTCAGACCTTATTAACCATCGGCGAATCCACACGGgggagaaaccctataaatgcattgactgcgggaaaagcttcagcatCAGCTCAAACCTCATCCGACAccagagaacccacacaggagagaaaccctataactGCCCCgactgtgggaaaaacttcacggACAAGTCGACCCTGACCCAGCACCAGCGGGTCCATACGGGTGAAAAGCCCTATAAATGCATTgactgtgggaagagcttcagccGCAGCTCCCACCACAAGAGGCATCTGAGGAGCCCTCCAGGGAAGAGACAGAGCAAATGCACCCACCGGGAAAGTACTGCTGTTGGGAAGGTCAAAGAAACCAAAGCATCAAAGAAGAGAACCTCGACCGTTGAGATCTCCAATACTTGTGCTGAATGCTGGCAAAGCTTCAGCCAGAACTCGGACCTGGTCAAACACatgaggatccacacaggagagaaaccctatgaGTGTCCCGACTGCGGAAAAAGATTCAATGTCAGTTCAAACCTGATCAGAcaccagaggatccacacaggagagaaaccctacacGTGCTCTgactgcgggaaaagcttcactgacaAATCCACTCTGACCCAGCACTACcggatccacacgggagagaaaccctataTATGCACTtattgtgggaaaagctttagtcaCAGCTCCCACCACAAAAGACATGAAAAAATCCACAAGGGAAGGAACTCGGTGTCCTTCCTGCCATTGTGGCCCTACCCCACTCAAACGTTCTAA